From Myxococcus stipitatus, the proteins below share one genomic window:
- a CDS encoding FmdB family zinc ribbon protein, whose product MPIYEYACQSCGKTIDVLQKISDPTPAACTACGAQGSLTKVVSRSSFHLKGGGWYSDLYSSTKKDGGSSSSSSSGSSSSSTSSASSSSTSSSTSSSTASASGDKS is encoded by the coding sequence ATGCCCATCTACGAGTACGCCTGCCAGAGCTGTGGAAAGACGATCGACGTCCTCCAGAAGATCTCCGACCCCACGCCCGCCGCCTGCACCGCCTGCGGGGCCCAGGGCTCGCTGACCAAGGTCGTCAGCCGCTCCAGCTTCCACCTCAAGGGCGGCGGCTGGTACTCCGACCTGTACAGCTCCACCAAGAAGGACGGGGGCTCGTCCTCCTCCAGCTCCAGCGGCTCCTCGAGCAGCAGCACCTCCAGCGCCAGCTCGTCGAGCACCAGCTCCAGCACGTCTTCGTCCACGGCGAGCGCCTCCGGCGACAAGTCGTAG
- a CDS encoding FtsB family cell division protein — protein sequence MTARRKLLMVSVGVAGALSLLSVADAKGFRRYLALRQDVDALQARNQSLAQQNEALRQEINALRKDPAALERAVREELGYVKPGELVFHLESP from the coding sequence ATGACGGCGAGGCGAAAGCTCCTGATGGTGTCGGTGGGTGTGGCGGGGGCCTTGAGCCTGCTGTCGGTGGCGGACGCCAAGGGCTTCCGCCGGTATCTCGCGTTGCGGCAGGACGTGGACGCGCTCCAGGCGCGCAACCAGTCCCTGGCCCAGCAGAACGAAGCGCTGCGCCAGGAGATCAACGCCCTGCGCAAGGACCCCGCGGCCCTCGAGCGGGCCGTGCGGGAGGAGCTCGGCTACGTGAAGCCGGGTGAGCTCGTCTTCCATCTGGAGTCTCCATGA
- a CDS encoding PHP-associated domain-containing protein, which produces MLIDLHAHSHLSKGCELDPRAVLERAALFGLDGVAFTETNTQDGCDELFEIGAKAKLKVFVGLELVTDRGQYLCFFPKPELAPEPVQMWGSNREKPWSAAECLPKVKALGAAIVAARPFDRDFPNPAMDYVRSLNVLSAVEGYNARVKQTANDLAVEAAEALKLPCTGGSDARGSLDEVGRGATFFKRPVESQAQLVAELLKGEFWPVMAGELPRLTRPGEAQAARKQGGGGKRRRRQR; this is translated from the coding sequence ATGCTCATCGACCTGCACGCCCATTCCCACCTCTCCAAGGGCTGCGAGCTGGATCCTCGCGCCGTCCTGGAGCGCGCCGCGCTGTTCGGCCTGGACGGAGTGGCCTTCACCGAGACGAACACCCAGGACGGGTGCGACGAGCTGTTCGAGATCGGCGCGAAGGCGAAGCTCAAGGTCTTCGTCGGGCTGGAGCTGGTGACGGACCGGGGGCAGTACCTGTGCTTCTTCCCGAAGCCGGAGCTGGCCCCGGAGCCGGTGCAGATGTGGGGCAGCAACCGCGAGAAACCCTGGAGCGCGGCGGAGTGTCTTCCCAAGGTGAAGGCCCTGGGCGCCGCCATCGTCGCGGCCCGGCCCTTCGACCGGGACTTCCCCAACCCCGCCATGGACTATGTCCGCTCCCTCAACGTGCTCAGCGCGGTGGAGGGGTACAACGCCCGCGTGAAGCAGACCGCCAACGACCTGGCCGTGGAGGCCGCGGAGGCGCTGAAGCTGCCCTGCACCGGCGGGAGCGACGCGCGCGGCTCGCTCGACGAGGTGGGGCGGGGCGCCACGTTCTTCAAGCGCCCGGTGGAGTCGCAGGCGCAGCTGGTGGCGGAGCTGCTCAAGGGCGAGTTCTGGCCGGTGATGGCCGGCGAGCTCCCCCGGCTCACGCGCCCGGGCGAGGCCCAGGCGGCGCGCAAGCAGGGCGGCGGTGGCAAGCGTCGCCGCCGCCAGCGGTAG
- a CDS encoding diguanylate cyclase — MTSLTSIPSPGRLLRHAVRLIPPAAALATFIHLARGGFRGLHTLGWTEASLVLVLLVGIGVAGWRRAMRGSVGAVIDLRDDLELGGGLIAAAFIVVAIGGGELFPIVYLLMAFLVAFLPRNAGLTLLGVALVFDALVTLGGPVTNAASFFTHSAFLALFAGAYHLVLASRIAVARRAESDAVQKRIREVEERARTFRLVSSGTQDSFSGMSSDEKWLVASVKEIEGAVQAALEIAETGLRTHTCAAFLLASDDRSLKLYDCRSVSDRVHRDRFGAGEGIIGGVLKRRAPVRMNSPQGLKGVTYYESGGPTVQALLAVPIIEGSGLVRGVLVADKVANEPFSDQDEKLLTTIAGEVLRSIEVERVMNYIRKTRDEKDRFFRAIEELNRAGSPEQVFVAVLESTRQLAGLDFCAVTLVSEVDGKRMHRVVRMTGVTAQGKALEGRSFPDNNGLVANVVRYGAPLPGRDLKAMDRQIIFDDETQIRGLGALKIFPLVAGDRILGTLVAGSRKKANFEQDVLRMIEVIAIQAAQAVLRAQLYEQMERMATTDGLTGLFNHRTFQAKADEILAQARRYQRKCSVVLTDVDHFKSVNDTYGHPTGDQVLKGVARIIKSLARDTDVVARYGGEEFVIIMPETDAKGAFTISERIREAVKAETFQTEMGPLKITMSLGIATFPDNGMEKQQLIDLADQCLYHSKRNGRNQSVTVAIMQGGRKLQAVDASAS; from the coding sequence ATGACGTCGCTGACCTCGATTCCGTCGCCCGGAAGGTTGCTGCGTCACGCCGTGAGGCTCATTCCGCCGGCGGCCGCGCTGGCGACGTTCATCCACCTGGCGCGCGGGGGCTTCCGCGGCCTGCACACGCTGGGGTGGACGGAGGCCTCGCTGGTGCTGGTGCTGCTGGTGGGCATCGGCGTGGCGGGGTGGCGCCGGGCCATGCGCGGCTCGGTGGGCGCGGTCATCGACCTGCGCGACGACCTGGAGCTGGGCGGCGGGCTCATCGCCGCGGCCTTCATCGTGGTGGCCATCGGGGGAGGGGAGCTGTTCCCCATCGTCTACCTGTTGATGGCGTTCCTCGTCGCCTTCCTGCCGCGCAACGCGGGCCTGACGCTGCTGGGCGTGGCGCTGGTGTTCGACGCGCTGGTGACGCTGGGTGGCCCCGTGACGAACGCGGCGAGCTTCTTCACGCACTCGGCCTTCCTCGCGTTGTTCGCGGGGGCGTACCACCTGGTGCTGGCCTCGCGCATCGCGGTGGCCCGCCGCGCGGAGAGCGACGCGGTGCAGAAGCGCATCCGCGAGGTGGAGGAGCGCGCGCGCACCTTCCGCCTGGTCAGCTCCGGGACGCAGGACAGCTTCAGCGGGATGAGCTCGGACGAGAAGTGGCTGGTGGCCTCGGTGAAGGAGATCGAGGGCGCGGTGCAGGCCGCCCTGGAGATCGCCGAGACGGGGCTGCGCACGCACACCTGCGCGGCCTTCCTGCTCGCCTCCGACGACCGCAGCCTCAAGCTCTACGACTGCCGCTCCGTCTCCGACCGCGTCCATCGGGATCGCTTCGGGGCGGGGGAGGGCATCATCGGCGGGGTGCTCAAGCGCCGCGCGCCGGTGCGGATGAACTCGCCCCAGGGGCTCAAGGGCGTCACGTACTACGAGAGCGGCGGCCCGACGGTGCAGGCGCTGCTGGCGGTGCCCATCATCGAGGGCAGCGGCCTGGTGCGCGGCGTGCTGGTGGCGGACAAGGTGGCGAACGAGCCGTTCAGCGACCAGGACGAGAAGCTGCTGACGACCATCGCGGGCGAGGTGCTGCGCTCCATCGAGGTCGAGCGGGTGATGAACTACATCCGCAAGACGCGCGACGAGAAGGACCGGTTCTTCCGCGCCATCGAGGAGCTCAACCGCGCGGGCAGCCCCGAGCAGGTGTTCGTGGCGGTGCTGGAGAGCACGCGGCAGCTGGCGGGGCTGGACTTCTGCGCGGTGACGCTGGTGTCCGAGGTGGACGGCAAGCGCATGCACCGGGTGGTGCGCATGACGGGCGTGACGGCGCAGGGCAAGGCGCTGGAGGGGCGCTCGTTCCCGGACAACAACGGGCTGGTCGCCAACGTGGTGCGCTACGGCGCGCCGCTGCCGGGGCGTGACCTGAAGGCGATGGACCGGCAAATCATCTTCGACGACGAGACGCAGATCCGCGGGCTCGGCGCGCTGAAGATCTTCCCGCTGGTGGCGGGCGACCGCATCCTGGGCACGCTGGTGGCGGGCTCGCGCAAGAAGGCGAACTTCGAGCAGGACGTGCTGCGGATGATCGAGGTCATCGCCATCCAGGCCGCGCAGGCGGTGTTGCGCGCGCAGCTCTACGAGCAGATGGAGCGGATGGCGACGACGGACGGCCTCACCGGCCTGTTCAACCACCGCACCTTCCAGGCGAAGGCGGACGAGATCCTCGCCCAGGCGCGGCGCTACCAGCGCAAGTGCTCCGTGGTCCTCACGGACGTGGACCACTTCAAGAGCGTCAACGACACCTACGGCCACCCGACGGGAGACCAGGTGCTCAAGGGCGTGGCGCGCATCATCAAGTCGCTGGCCCGCGACACGGACGTGGTGGCGCGCTACGGCGGCGAGGAGTTCGTCATCATCATGCCGGAGACGGACGCCAAGGGCGCCTTCACCATCTCCGAGCGCATCCGCGAGGCCGTGAAGGCGGAGACCTTCCAGACGGAGATGGGGCCGCTGAAGATCACCATGTCGCTGGGCATCGCCACCTTCCCCGACAACGGGATGGAGAAGCAGCAGCTCATCGACCTGGCCGACCAGTGCCTCTACCACTCCAAGCGCAACGGCCGGAACCAGTCCGTCACCGTCGCCATCATGCAGGGCGGCCGCAAGCTCCAGGCGGTCGACGCGTCGGCCTCCTGA
- a CDS encoding Fur family transcriptional regulator, translating to MQGHEDDSKDEVLARYMAQHGLKSTRQRSLIIDTFFSVGGHLSVEELWNKVREQDAKVSVATVYRTMKLLNECGLAHARNFGDGQTRYEAAAGREHHDHLICTRCGTIVEFENDRIEAMQDAVARKHGFTVTSHKMELYGLCRDCQRSGGRPAPEA from the coding sequence ATGCAGGGCCACGAAGACGACTCCAAGGACGAGGTGCTCGCGCGATACATGGCCCAGCACGGGCTGAAGAGCACGCGCCAGCGCAGCCTCATCATCGATACCTTCTTCTCCGTGGGAGGCCACCTCTCGGTGGAGGAGCTCTGGAACAAGGTGCGCGAGCAGGACGCGAAGGTGTCCGTCGCCACCGTGTATCGCACCATGAAGCTCCTCAACGAGTGCGGCCTGGCCCATGCTCGCAACTTCGGCGACGGGCAGACGCGCTACGAGGCGGCGGCCGGCCGGGAGCACCACGACCACCTCATCTGCACCCGCTGTGGCACCATCGTCGAGTTCGAGAACGACCGCATCGAGGCGATGCAGGACGCGGTGGCGCGCAAGCACGGCTTCACGGTGACGTCCCACAAGATGGAGCTGTACGGCCTGTGTCGGGACTGTCAGCGCAGCGGCGGCCGGCCCGCTCCCGAGGCATGA
- a CDS encoding TlpA family protein disulfide reductase, with the protein MSALARRLASGALLAWLALAGCRGTRPVDVGPAFLQSLALPVVGPTRHDVRALSGKVVLVSFFATWCFPCLADIPTLEALQKEYGARGFQVVSVGMDLEGAKVLAPFAAHYAPNYPVLVATDWMRDGRSAFGPIKALPSTVLLDRRGRAVAAWEGVEGHDDVAKAIEKLLGQD; encoded by the coding sequence ATGAGCGCCCTGGCCCGACGTCTGGCGTCCGGCGCCCTCCTGGCGTGGCTGGCGCTGGCCGGCTGCCGGGGGACGCGGCCGGTGGACGTGGGGCCGGCCTTCCTCCAATCCCTGGCCCTCCCCGTCGTGGGGCCGACGCGCCACGACGTCCGCGCGCTGTCGGGCAAGGTGGTGCTCGTCTCGTTCTTCGCGACGTGGTGCTTCCCGTGCCTGGCGGACATCCCGACACTGGAGGCGCTGCAGAAGGAGTACGGCGCGCGCGGGTTCCAGGTGGTGTCGGTGGGGATGGACCTGGAGGGCGCCAAGGTGCTCGCGCCGTTCGCGGCCCACTACGCGCCGAACTATCCGGTGCTGGTGGCGACCGACTGGATGCGGGACGGGCGCAGCGCGTTCGGCCCCATCAAGGCGCTGCCCAGCACCGTCCTCCTGGATCGCCGCGGTCGCGCGGTGGCGGCGTGGGAGGGAGTCGAGGGCCACGACGACGTGGCGAAGGCCATCGAGAAGCTGCTCGGCCAGGACTGA